The following coding sequences are from one Coffea arabica cultivar ET-39 chromosome 11e, Coffea Arabica ET-39 HiFi, whole genome shotgun sequence window:
- the LOC140004400 gene encoding uncharacterized protein: protein MQTIYFLFVGALVLLHFIATSSASIIVANNHNNSASDLDALLAFKATIFDPQRIIPTNWSTSSSVCNWIGITCNARHHRVAAINLSYMGIVGTIPPELGNLSFLVRLNVMNNSFHGHLPTELSRLRRVKYINLEGNAFEGDLPSWLGGLTALRYLSFRDNGFSGSLSGRLSNFTKLEAISLGFNFFTGNLSEEFRALPKLKFLEIQFNQLVGPLPQALFNLSSLQVIGFTNNSLSGSLQADICNYLPQLKGLYLSLNNFEGEIASGIGECSRLQVLSLSHNKFRGYIPKEIWNLTALTQLYLGGNDLTGEIPKIIGNLYNLEILSMERANITGIIPQEIGNLSKLELLILESNRLRGPIPLKLFNSSTTRLISLAENDLSGKLPSTIGAFLPNLEGLYLGGNEFTGTILTSISNASRLRMLDLGVNHFTGAIPRSLGNLRLLEQFVISQNDFSEDSLSKELSFIMSLSNCKHLRRLWINENPLNGFLPKSIGNLSSSLEFIDATRCGIRSEIPSSIGNLSNLIGLNFATNSLTGVIPTTIKWLLKLQMIDLTYNQIQGAIPSELCYLLNLEGLYLAKNKLSGVVPSGLGNVTTLRYAYLNSNKLSSVIPTSFWSLRDILGLDMSENCLTGSLPAEIGNLKALVYLNLSNNQYLGGIPSTVGTLQDLQELALEHNKLQGLIPDSLKNMLQLRHLDLSFNNLEGEIPNSLQVLSDLQYFNVSYNRLRGPIPHGGPFTNFTNLSFLSNEALCGAPWRQPCTSTFQHESGTKRIVMIVLLASGSVILALVISIFLMRSKLRKKTLAPTQNLLLMAIFERASFHELRKITNGFSESNLLGSGSFGSVYKGIRENGIVWAIKVFDLQLEGAFKSFDRECEVLSCLRHRNLTKVIGACSSPDFKALVLEYMPNGCLEKWLHSNHHFLNMKQRLDVMIDVACGLEYLHYGYSTPIVHRNLKPSNILLDQDMVGHVCDFGIAKLLGDGESMVQTKTLATFGYIAPGDFS from the exons ATGCAgacaatttattttcttttcgttGGAGCCTTGGTACTGTTGCACTTTATCGCAACTAGCTCAGCTAGCATAATTGTAGCCAACAACCATAACAACAGTGCTAGTGATCTGGATGCTCTTCTTGCTTTCAAAGCCACCATTTTCGATCCTCAAAGGATTATCCCAACCAACTGGTCCACTTCTTCCTCTGTTTGCAACTGGATTGGAATCACTTGTAATGCTCGTCATCACAGAGTCGCAGCCATCAACCTTTCTTACATGGGAATTGTAGGAACCATACCTCCAGAACTGGGAAATCTTTCTTTTCTCGTCAGGTTGAATGTTATGAATAACAGCTTTCATGGACATCTTCCAACCGAGTTATCTCGTCTGCGCCGAGTGAAGTACATCAACTTGGAAGGTAATGCCTTTGAGGGAGACCTTCCGTCATGGTTGGGAGGTTTAACTGCACTCCGATACTTATCCTTCCGAGATAACGGATTTTCAGGTTCATTATCAGGCAGGCTCTCTAATTTCACAAAGTTAGAGGCCATCAGTTTGGGTTTCAACTTTTTTACTGGAAATCTTTCAGAAGAATTCAGGGCTCTACCgaaattgaaatttttggaaattcAATTTAACCAACTTGTAGGCCCTCTGCCACAGGCTCTGTTTAACCTCTCCTCATTGCAAGTTATTGGTTTTACCAATAATAGCTTATCGGGTTCCCTCCAAGCAGATATCTGCAATTATCTCCCACAACTTAAAGGGctttacttatcacttaataacTTTGAAGGTGAAATTGCATCAGGCATCGGAGAATGCTCAAGACTTCAAGTTTTATCCTTGTCTCACAACAAATTCCGAGGATATATACCAAAGGAAATTTGGAATCTAACCGCGCTTACACAATTATATTTGGGTGGGAACGACCTGACAG GTGAAATTCCAAAAATCATTGGCAATCTCTATAATTTGGAGATACTAAGCATGGAGCGTGCTAATATTACAG GTATAATACCTCAAGAGATTGGTAATCTTAGCAAGTTGGAACTACTAATCTTGGAGTCGAATAGGTTAAGAGGTCCCATCCCATTGAAACTTTTCAATAGTTCAACTACACGACTTATTTCTCTCGCGGAGAATGATTTGTCAGGCAAGCTTCCATCAACTATAGGTGCTTTCTTACCCAATCTTGAGGGACTCTACCTTGGGGGAAATGAATTCACTGGAACTATACTAACATCTATCTCAAATGCTTCTAGGCTCAGAATGCTAGACCTTGGTGTGAACCATTTTACTGGTGCAATTCCTCGTTCTCTTGGAAACTTGAGATTACTGGAACAGTTTGTTATATCGCAAAATGATTTTTCTGAGGACTCGCTATCCAAAGAGTTGAGCTTCATCATGTCCCTATCAAACTGCAAACATTTAAGAAGGTTGTGGATAAATGAGAATCCTCTTAATGGCTTCCTCCCAAAGTCTATTGGAAATCTTTCTAGCTCACTCGAATTCATTGATGCCACTCGTTGTGGAATCAGAAGTGAAATTCCAAGTTCGATTGGTAATTTGAGCAACTTGATAGGGCTGAACTTTGCAACCAATAGCTTGACAGGCGTAATTCCAACTACAATCAAATGGTTGTTGAAGCTTCAGATGATAGATCTAACTTACAACCAGATACAAGGAGCTATTCCAAGTGAGCTTTGTTATTTGTTGAACTTAGAAGGATTATATCTGGCAAAAAATAAGCTTTCTGGTGTGGTGCCTTCTGGTTTAGGAAATGTTACAACACTCAGATATGCTTATCTCAATTCTAACAAGTTAAGTTCTGTGATACCGACAAGCTTTTGGAGCCTTAGAGATATTTTGGGGCTGGACATGTCTGAAAATTGTTTGACAGGTTCTTTGCCTGCGGAAATTGGAAACTTGAAGGCATTAGTCTATTTGaacctttcaaataatcaataCTTGGGTGGGATACCTAGCACTGTTGGAACACTACAGGATTTGCAAGAACTCGCCTTGGAACATAACAAGCTACAAGGATTGATACCAGATTCCTTGAAGAATATGCTGCAGTTACGGCATTTGGATCTATCTTTTAACAATCTGGAAGGTGAAATTCCCAACTCATTACAGGTACTATCAGATCTCCAATACTTTAATGTGTCTTACAACAGATTGAGAGGACCGATTCCTCATGGAGGACCATTCACAAATTTCACGAACCTATCTTTTCTCTCAAATGAAGCATTGTGTGGTGCTCCTTGGCGCCAACCTTGTACAAGTACATTTCAACATGAATCAGGGACAAAAAGGATAGTCATGATTGTTCTGTTGGCATCAGGATCTGTCATATTAGCCTTGgtgatttcaatttttttgatgCGGTCAAAGTTGAGAAAGAAAACTCTAGCTCCGACTCAGAACTTGCTTCTCATGGCGATATTTGAAAGGGCATCCTTCCATGAACTTAGAAAAATAACAAATGGATTCAGCGAGAGCAACTTACTTGGCTCGGGGAGCTTTGGTTCAGTTTACAAGGGAATTCGTGAAAATGGGATTGTTTGGGCCATAAAGGTATTTGATTTGCAGCTAGAAGGTGCATTTAAAAGCTTTGACAGAGAATGTGAAGTCTTAAGCTGCCTTCGTCATCGAAATTTAACTAAAGTAATTGGTGCTTGCTCTAGCCCTGACTTTAAGGCTTTGGTGCTTGAATATATGCCCAATGGATGCCTTGAGAAATGGCTTCATTCAAACCATCATTTCTTAAACATGAAGCAACGATTGGATGTTATGATAGATGTGGCTTGTGGTTTGGAATATCTCCATTATGGTTATTCAACTCCTATAGTTCACCGTAATTTGAAGCCTAGCAATATTCTACTGGATCAAGACATGGTTGGGCATGTTTGTGATTTTGGAATTGCAAAGTTGTTGGGAGATGGAGAATCTATGGTACAAACAAAGACTCTTGCTACATTTGGATATATTGCCCCAGGTGACTTTTCTTGA
- the LOC113718537 gene encoding uncharacterized protein, whose amino-acid sequence MQTTYFLFVGALVLLHFIATGSATIIVANNQNNTVDLNALLAFKAAIFDPQRIIPTNWSTSTSVCNWIGITCNTRHHRVAAIDLSYMGIAGTIPPQLGNLSFLVRFNVMNNSFHRHLPTELSRLRRLKYISLEGNAFEGELPSWLGALTALRYLSFRDNGFSGSLSGRLSNFTKLETIWLGHNFFTGNLSEEFSALPKLKLLEIQHNQLAGPLPQALFNLSSLQFIGFTNNSLSGYLPAHICDYLPQLKGLYLSGNYFEGEIPSGIGECSGLQVLSLFDNKFRGYISKGVWNLTTLTVLYLGGNDLTGEIPRVIDNLYNLEKLSMQRANVTGIIPQEVGNLSKLELLDFASNRLRGPIPLKLFNSSIARIISVTDNDLSGELPSTIGAFLPNLEELYLGVNEFTGTVLTSILNASRLRILDLGDNHFTGAIPRSLGNLRLLEQFVISQNGFSEASLSKELSFIISLSNCKHLRRLWLDENPLNGFLPKSIGNLSSSPEKSISAARCGIISEIPSSIGNLSNLIELDFSINSLTGVIPTTIKWLLKLQVIELTDNQIQGAIPSELCYLLNLGGLYLAKNKLSGMVPSCLGNVTTLRYVYLYSNNLRSVIPTSFWSLRDILELDMLGNYLTGSLPADIGYFKALVYLNLSNNQYLGGIPSTIGALQDLQELSFERNKLQGLIPDSMKNMLQLWHLDLSFNNLEGEIPNSLQVLSNLKYFNVSYNRLRGPIPHGGPFANFTNLSFLSNEALCGAPWLQPCTSTFEHESRKKRIVMIVLLASGSVILALVISIFLMRLKLRKKILAPTQNLLPMATFERASFHELRQITNGFSESNLLGSGSFGSVYKGIRENGMVWAIKVFDLQPEGAFKSFDRECEILSCLRHRNLTRVITACSNLDFKALVLEYMPNGSLEKWLHVNHHVLSILQRLDITIDVASGLEYLHYGYSTPIVHCDLKPGNILLDQDMVGHVCDFGIAKLLGDGESVVLVQTKTLATFGYIAPEYGLEGLVSTSCDVYSFGITLMETFTKRKPKDEMFTEELSLRRWVQDCLPDSVIQVIDRDLLHPENELVQKKINCISSVLQLGLSCTTDAPEERINMKEVLRALQKIKLQFMKTSHLEAGIKPIIQ is encoded by the exons ATGCAGACAACTTATTTTCTCTTCGTTGGAGCCTTGGTACTGTTGCACTTTATCGCAACTGGCTCAGCTACCATAATTGTAGCCAACAACCAAAACAACACTGTTGATCTGAATGCTCTTCTTGCCTTCAAAGCCGCCATTTTCGATCCTCAAAGGATCATCCCAACCAACTGGTCCACATCTACCTCTGTTTGCAACTGGATTGGAATCACTTGTAATACTCGTCATCACAGAGTCGCAGCCATTGACCTTTCTTACATGGGAATTGCGGGAACTATACCTCCACAACTGGGAAATCTTTCTTTTCTCGTCAGGTTCAATGTCATGAATAACAGCTTTCATAGACATCTTCCAACCGAGCTCTCTCGTCTGCGCCGATTGAAGTACATCAGCTTGGAAGGTAATGCCTTTGAGGGAGAACTTCCGTCGTGGTTGGGAGCTTTAACTGCACTCCGATACTTATCCTTCCGAGATAACGGATTTTCAGGTTCATTATCAGGCAGACTCTCTAATTTCACAAAGTTAGAGACCATCTGGTTGGGTCACAACTTCTTTACGGGGAATCTTTCAGAAGAATTCAGTGCTCTACCGAAACTGAAACTTTTGGAAATTCAACATAACCAACTCGCAGGCCCTCTGCCACAGGCTCTATTTAACCTCTCCTCGTTGCAATTTATTGGTTTTACGAATAATAGCTTATCGGGTTACCTTCCAGCACATATCTGCGATTATCTCCCACAACTTAAAGGGCTTTACTTATCAGGGAATTACTTTGAAGGTGAAATTCCATCAGGCATTGGAGAATGCTCAGGACTCCAAGTTTTATCCTTGTTTGACAACAAATTCCGAGGATATATATCAAAAGGAGTTTGGAATCTAACCACGCTTACAGTTTTATATTTGGGTGGGAACGACCTGACAG GTGAAATTCCAAGAGTCATTGACAATCTCTATAATTTGGAGAAACTAAGCATGCAGCGTGCTAATGTGACAG GTATAATACCTCAAGAGGTTGGTAATCTTAGCAAGTTGGAACTATTAGACTTCGCCTCGAATAGGTTGAGAGGTCCCATTCCGCTGAAACTTTTCAATAGTTCAATTGCACGAATTATTTCTGTCACGGACAACGATTTATCAGGCGAGCTTCCATCAACTATAGGTGCTTTCTTACCCAATCTTGAGGAACTCTACCTTGGGGTAAATGAATTCACTGGAACTGTACTAACATCTATCCTAAATGCTTCTAGGCTCAGAATCCTAGACCTTGGCGATAACCATTTTACTGGTGCAATTCCTCGTTCTCTTGGAAACTTGAGATTACTGGAACAGTTTGTTATATCGCAAAATGGTTTTTCTGAGGCCTCGCTATCCAAAGAGTTGAGCTTCATCATATCCCTATCAAATTGCAAACATTTAAGAAGGTTGTGGTTAGATGAGAATCCTCTGAATGGCTTCCTCCCAAAGTCTATTGGAAATCTTTCTAGCTCACCCGAAAAATCCATTTCTGCCGCTCGTTGTGGAATCATAAGTGAAATTCCAAGTTCGATTGGTAATTTGAGCAACTTGATTGAGCTGGACTTTTCAATCAATAGTTTGACTGGAGTAATTCCAACTACAATCAAATGGTTGTTGAAGCTTCAGGTCATAGAGCTAACTGACAATCAGATACAAGGAGCTATTCCAAGTGAGCTTTGTTATTTGCTGAACTTAGGAGGATTATATCTGGCAAAAAATAAGCTCTCTGGTATGGTGCCTTCTTGTTTGGGAAACGTTACAACACTGAGATATGTTTATCTCTATTCTAACAATTTAAGATCTGTGATACCAACAAGCTTTTGGAGCCTTAGAGATATTTTGGAGCTAGACATGTTAGGAAATTATTTGACAGGTTCTTTGCCCGCAGATATTGGATACTTCAAGGCATTAGTCTATTTGaacctttcaaataatcaataCTTGGGTGGGATACCTAGCACTATTGGAGCACTACAGGATTTGCAAGAACTCTCCTTTGAACGTAACAAGCTGCAAGGATTGATACCAGATTCCATGAAGAATATGTTGCAGTTATGGCATTTGGATCTATCTTTTAACAATCTGGAAGGTGAAATTCCCAACTCATTACAGGTACTgtcaaatctcaaatactttAATGTGTCTTACAACAGATTGAGAGGACCGATTCCTCATGGAGGGCCATTCGCAAATTTCACGAACCTATCTTTTCTCTCAAATGAAGCATTGTGTGGCGCTCCTTGGCTCCAACCTTGTACAAGTACGTTTGAGCATGAATCAAGGAAAAAAAGGATAGTCATGATTGTTCTGTTGGCATCAGGATCTGTCATATTAGCCTTggtaatttcaatttttttgatgCGGCTAAAGCTGAGAAAGAAAATTCTAGCTCCAACTCAGAACTTGCTTCCCATGGCGACATTTGAAAGGGCATCCTTCCATGAACTTAGACAAATAACAAATGGATTCAGCGAGAGTAACTTACTTGGCTCGGGGAGCTTTGGTTCAGTTTACAAGGGAATTCGCGAAAATGGGATGGTTTGGGCCATAAAGGTATTCGATTTGCAGCCAGAAGGTGCATTTAAAAGTTTTGACAGAGAATGTGAAATCTTAAGCTGCCTTCGTCATCGAAATTTAACtagagtgattactgcttgcTCTAACCTTGACTTTAAGGCTTTGGTGCTCGAATACATGCCCAATGGAAGCCTTGAGAAATGGCTTCATGTAAACCATCATGTCCTAAGTATCTTGCAAAGGTTGGATATCACGATAGATGTGGCTTCTGGTTTGGAATATCTCCACTATGGTTATTCAACTCCTATAGTTCATTGTGACTTGAAACCTGGCAATATTCTCCTAGATCAAGACATGGTTGGACATGTTTGCGATTTTGGAATTGCAAAGTTGTTAGGAGATGGAGAATCGGTGGTACTGGTACAAACAAAGACTCTTGCTACATTTGGATATATTGCCCCAG AGTATGGACTGGAAGGATTGGTTTCAACAAGTTGTGATGTCTACAGCTTTGGAATTACATTGATGGAGACATTTACAAAAAGAAAGCCTAAGGATGAGATGTTCACAGAAGAGTTAAGCCTCAGGCGTTGGGTACAAGATTGCTTACCAGATTCTGTGATTCAAGTTATAGACAGAGACTTACTTCATCCTGAAAATGAACTGGTACAAAAGAAGATTAACTGCATATCATCTGTCTTGCAACTTGGTTTAAGTTGTACAACAGATGCTCCTGAGGAGAGAATAAACATGAAAGAAGTACTAAGAGCGCTGCAGAAGATCAAACTCCAGTTTATGAAGACATCACACCTTGAAGCAGGTATAAAACCAATAATCCAATAG
- the LOC113716169 gene encoding probable LRR receptor-like serine/threonine-protein kinase At3g47570, with translation MLEYGLEGLVSTSSDAYSFGITLMETFTKRKPKDKMFTEELSLRRWVQDCLPDSIIQVIDVDLLHHEGGLVQRKIECISSILQVGLSCTTYVPEERINMKEILRVLQKIKLQFIKDIVP, from the coding sequence ATGCTAGAATATGGATTGGAAGGATTGGTTTCAACAAGTAGTGATGCTTACAGCTTTGGGATTACATTGATGGAAACATTTACAAAAAGAAAGCCGAAGGATAAGATGTTTACGGAGGAGTTAAGCCTCAGGCGTTGGGTACAAGATTGCTTACCGGATTCCATCATTCAGGTTATAGATGTAGATTTACTTCATCATGAAGGTGGACTGGTACAAAGGAAGATTGAATGCATATCATCTATCTTGCAAGTTGGTTTAAGTTGTACAACATATGTTCCTGAGGAGAGAATAAACATGAAAGAGATTCTAAGAGTGCTCCAGAAGATCAAACTTCAGTTTATCAAAGATATCGTACCTTGA